From Anopheles arabiensis isolate DONGOLA chromosome 3, AaraD3, whole genome shotgun sequence, a single genomic window includes:
- the LOC120901083 gene encoding uncharacterized protein LOC120901083 codes for MHGTIVATGVRYNGQYYLQLAESSMRAASEQHQNCQHQWHRRLGHRDWAAIERINKEQLGTGMKIIDCGVKLVCECCLQGKSTRAPFPAVTDRKSTKVLDIVHTDVCGPMEILTPSGNRRGTWIAARAGTHRDGSNHVHVGASRWNVLQFNANLCENAQDLALHVLTTEGLDVLLLSKPYYVPRNNGNWVTDESKTVAIVVNGNRLPIQRIRHRQTLGVVAAIVSCYLWPQTGVPEFRGVMDRIDMVVRGCSRVLLAGDFNAMHLDWGSSRTCPKVLELLQLADNLGLELLNKADCLPTFKGNRADTTRFPPSRPDVTFASNVISRLDLREDSARGWRVTDVATLSDHRYVRYEVGVSPPPARDRVARRGQRPARSMVDDYSRKEQLAMRTNPLEQELLTELQAARESLRKAIRVSKNEAFDRFLLSIREDETGNFLREVFFWFQGARSAPERDPAVLRRIVDALFPVHPPIAWPDLGVGNMAPLRSIGLTQLDQIAASMHPRKAPGLDGVPNAALTVALRQQPEPFRRVFQECLDMSCFPQPWKKQRLVLLPKPGKSPGKPLSFRPICLLDNTGKALERLLLDRLNKYIEDPESPQLSEQQFGFQRGRSTLQAIQQVIDAGREAKSLGRTNNRDRRCLMVVALDVRNAFNTASGQSIAEALQAKGVPVQLCRILQDYFANRELEYDTTDGPVTRLESGISDASSEQLNVFLLYSGIGIEKS; via the exons ATGCATGGAACCATCGTGGCAACTGGCGTACGGTACAATGGTCAGTACTATCTACAATTGGCGGAGTCGTCCATGAGAGCAGCCAGCGAACAACATCAGAATTGTCAGCATCAGTGGCACCGGCGTCTGGGACACCGCGATTGGGCAGCCATCGAGAGAATCAACAAGGAGCAGCTAGGCACCGGGATGAAGATCATCGATTGCGGAGTGAAACTGGTGTGCGAGTGCTGCCTTCAGGGGAAATCTACCCGAGCCCCCTTCCCAGCTGTGACCGACCGGAAGTCGACGAAGGTGTTGGACATCGTGCACACAGACGTATGTGGTCCGATGGAAATACTAACACCGAGTGGCAACAG ACGTGGAACGTGGATTGCAGCGCGCGCTGGAACGCACCGCGATGGCAGCAACCACGTCCATGTGGGAGCGTCGAGATGGAACGTCCTGCAGTTCAATGCCAACCTCTGCGAGAACGCCCAGGACCTGGCGTTGCACGTGTTGACCACCGAGGGTCTCGACGTTCTGCTCCTGTCCAAGCCCTATTACGTACCGCGCAACAACGGCAACTGGGTGACGGACGAGAGTAAGACGGTTGCCATCGTCGTTAACGGCAACCGGCTGCCGATACAACGTATCAGGCACCGTCAGACCCTCGGTGTGGTTGCAGCCATCGTGAGCTGCTATTTGTGGCCGCAGACGGGAGTCCCGGAGTTCCGGGGAGTAATGGATAGAATCGACATGGTCGTCCGCGGGTGCAGCCGGGTTCTCCTGGCCGGAGACTTCAACGCCATGCACCTCGACTGGGGAAGCAGCAGGACATGCCCGAAGGTCTTAGAGCTTCTCCAGTTGGCGGACAACCTCGGGCTGGAGCTCTTGAACAAGGCAGACTGCCTTCCAACATTCAAGGGGAACCGAGCGGACACAACTCGGTTCCCGCCCAGCCGACCGGACGTAACATTTGCCAGCAACGTCATCAGCCGTCTCGACCTGCGCGAAGACAGCGCCCGAGGCTGGCGTGTGACTGATGTGGCAACGTTAAGCGACCATCGCTACGTCCGGTACGAGGTTGGCGTGAGTCCACCACCAGCGAGGGATCGGGTAGCACGGCGTGGACAGCGCCCGGCCCGA TCGATGGTAGACGACTACTCCAGGAAGGAGCAACTGGCGATGAGGACTAACCCGCTGGAACAAGAGCTCCTAACGGAACTCCAAGCTGCCAGGGAGAGCCTTCGGAAGGCTATTCGTGTGAGTAAGAACGAGGCGTTCGACCGGTTTCTGCTGTCGATTCGAGAAGACGAAACCGGAAACTTTTTACGGGAAGTCTTCTTCTGGTTCCAGGGGGCCCGCTCAGCCCCGGAACGTGATCCAGCAGTGCTGCGGCGAATTGTCGACGCCTTGTTCCCAGTTCATCCGCCGATCGCGTGGCCTGATCTCGGAGTTGGCAACATGGCGCCgcttcgatcgatcggcctGACCCAGCTGGACCAGATAGCAGCCAGCATGCACCCGCGGAAGGCTCCCGGGCTTGATGGAGTACCGAACGCCGCTCTTACGGTAGCTCTCAGGCAGCAACCGGAGCCCTTCCGCCGGGTGTTTCAGGAGTGCCTAGACATGTCCTGCTTTCCACAGCCGTGGAAGAAGCAGCGACTGGTACTCCTGCCAAAGCCAGGCAAATCACCGGGCAAACCGTTGTCCTTTCGCCCGATTTGCCTGCTTGATAACACGGGCAAGGCTTTGGAGCGGCTGCTACTGGACCGGCTCAACAAATACATTGAGGATCCAGAGAGTCCGCAACTGTCCGAGCAGCAGTTCGGATTCCAGCGAGGGCGATCAACTCTGCAGGCTATACAGCAAGTCATAGACGCGGGACGAGAGGCAAAGTCCTTAGGCAGAACCAACAACCGTGACCGGCGCTGCCTCATGGTTGTTGCCTTGGACGTCCGCAACGCGTTCAATACGGCCAGCGGGCAGAGCATCGCCGAGGCGCTCCAGGCGAAGGGTGTCCCAGTGCAGTTGTGCCGCATACTGCAGGACTACTTCGCCAACAGGGAGCTCGAGTACGACACGACGGACGGGCCGGTGACACGCCTAGAAAGCGGTATCAGCG ATGCTTCATCGGAGCAGCTCAACGTTTTCTTGCTCTACAGCGGTATCGGAATCGAAAAATCGTAA